A stretch of the Rosa rugosa chromosome 5, drRosRugo1.1, whole genome shotgun sequence genome encodes the following:
- the LOC133708645 gene encoding glycosyl hydrolase 5 family protein-like, producing MGTMTLLSLLSLASLLTASAALPLSTSSRWIVDENGQRVKLACVNWVAHLDAVVAEGLSKQPLDAISKRITSLGFNCVRLTWPLYLATNDSLAAVTVRQSFQSLGLQESIAGVQGNNPSLIDLPLLKAFQEVVSSLGNNNVMVILDNHISKPGWCCSSNDDNGFFGDKYFNPDLWIKGLTQMATLFKGVSNVVGMSLRNELRGPKQNVEDWYRYMPRGAEAVHSANPDVLVILSGLSYDTDLSFLSNQPVKLTFSGKLVYELHWYGFSDGQAWRDGNPNQVCGRVAGEVKRKAGFLLDKGFPLFVSEFGVDQRGTNVNDNRYLNCFLAAAAELDVEFAFWTLVGSYYFRSGVVGMNEYYGLLNWNWGEIRNSSLLQRLSVLQSPFQGPGISQSRKHKIILHPSTGLCLLKVGFMGPLKLGPCSQSGAWGYSSRKVLALKGTYFCIQADQLGRPATVGIICTDTNSQWDTISDSKLHLQSTTPDGTAVCLDVDSSNTIVTNSCKCLSKDSSCDPGSQWFSLVDSTVTSKPASPILQVNSVLDMLG from the exons ATGGGCACGATGACTCTCCTCTCCCTCCTCTCACTTGCCTCTCTTCTAACCGCCTCCGCTGCTCTGCCGCTCTCCACCTCCTCGCGGTGGATCGTCGACGAGAACGGGCAGCGCGTGAAGCTGGCGTGCGTGAACTGGGTGGCGCATCTCGACGCCGTCGTCGCTGAAGGCCTCAGCAAGCAGCCCCTCGACGCCATCTCCAAGCGTATCACCTCCCTCGGCTTCAACTGCGTCAGGCTGACGTGGCCGCTTTACTTGGCCACCAACGACTCCCTCGCCGCCGTCACTGTTCGTCAGTCGTTTCAGAGTCTCGGACTGCAGGAGTCCATTGCTGGGGTTCAGGGCAACAACCCCTCCCTCATCGATCTTCCGCTGTTAAAAGCTTTCCAG GAAGTGGTTTCTAGCCTTGGGAACAACAATGTGATGGTTATACTGGATAATCACATAAGCAAGCCTGGTTGGTGTTGCAGCAGCAATGATGACAATGGTTTCTTTGGGGACAAGTACTTTAACCCTGATCTTTGGATCAAGGGCCTTACTCAGATGGCCACGTTGTTCAAAGGCGTGTCCAATGTGGTGGGCATGAGCTTGAGGAATGAGCTGCGAGGACCCAAACAGAATGTCGAAGATTGGTACAG GTACATGCCGAGAGGAGCTGAGGCAGTGCACTCAGCAAACCCAGATGTGCTTGTGATTTTATCTGGCCTGAGTTATGACACAGACTTATCTTTCCTTAGCAACCAACCAGTAAAACTTACATTTTCCGGGAAACTAGTATATGAGTTGCACTGGTATGGTTTTTCAGATGGGCAGGCATGGAGGGATGGCAACCCCAACCAAGTCTGTGGGCGTGTGGCGGGTGAAGTGAAGAGAAAGGCAGGGTTTTTGCTAGATAAAGGGTTCCCattatttgtgagtgagtttgGGGTTGACCAAAGAGGAACCAATGTGAATGACAATAGGTACTTAAACTGCTTCCTAGCTGCAGCTGCTGAACTTGATGTGGAGTTTGCTTTTTGGACTCTGGTTGGAAGTTATTATTTCAGGAGTGGGGTGGTCGGCATGAATGAGTATTATGGGCTCTTGAACTGGAATTGGGGTGAAATCCGTAATTCAAGTTTGCTGCAGCGACTCTCTGTCCTCCAATCTCCTTTCCAAG GGCCAGGTATATCTCAATCCAGGAAGCATAAGATTATTTTGCATCCATCCACAGGCCTTTGCCTTCTCAAAGTTGGATTCATGGGGCCATTGAAGTTGGGTCCATGCTCTCAGTCTGGAGCCTGGGGCTATTCATCCAGGAAGGTCCTAGCGCTTAAAGGAACATATTTCTGCATACAAGCTGATCAACTAGGGCGGCCAGCAACAGTTGGGATAATTTGTACAGACACTAATTCTCAATGGGACACCATCTCAGATTCTAAATTACACCTTCAGTCTACGACCCCCGACGGCACTGCAGTTTGCCTAGATGTAGACTCCAGTAACACCATCGTCACAAATTCCTGCAAATGCTTAAGCAAAGATAGTTCGTGTGACCCCGGAAGCCAATGGTTCAGTCTTGTTGATAGCACGGTAACTTCCAAGCCTGCAAGTCCCATTCTCCAGGTCAACTCTGTCTTGGATATGCTTGGATGA
- the LOC133710405 gene encoding protein SIEVE ELEMENT OCCLUSION B-like translates to MALVPHNRAPNTIRRGDNYRPPLPSREGRRQFETYDSSLISQVLFIDESHDDRPYDPTPISLKHILQAAEIILSHVNSPDIHSNVSGSAVTADSHEDALEHHASPSTLHESNGVPSSIFIAISCKLFTKKWLTGEDDNKKNIALGILYAVHQYDWQEKVVLVLGTFAVKNGELWLVAQLYSTYALAKEIGKLEQLPELLERAETDLKSKFEAYNNLVKAVLRVTKLIIRLQELRCDPYSTTELESTTNSTDVHIATAVYWTIWSLVVAASHFVGITGMGPDYKMEEWELSFSIQKLESIHSDLEETINSLFDAIQRKKDDEALAAIAYILENPHVDNMKPLKVLFFKDDQPALYDCYRKRRVSIGLLKGKVVILFLTDLNILHENEYMIVQHMYVEKRHEPMKPESQYEVVWVPIVDTWTEDKYERFERIRNCMEWYSVYLPSVVSPTVIRYIRKEDKWNFVKKPLLVVMDPQGKIVHTNAVHMMCVFGSIAFPFNKNREDVLWEEETWRIKLVADSIDENLISWITERKYICLYGGEDIKWIRSFTRAARSVAWEAGIRLELLYVGKRKATEKVVKNIMRIIQDENLSHTIEWQFISLFWTRLESMWESKGHQLQNKLKKSSQLGTTDYVAMKNDDAVMQGIISMLTFGSSDHGWALIGTGSAEMSKANGEHMLRSLREFNAWKTRHSELGFTPALNEYLAGVSKQAPHHCSSLMLPVTGVMPETVACAECGRIMERFNMFRCCTD, encoded by the exons ATGGCCCTTGTACCTCATAATCGGGCCCCCAACACCATTCGTAGAGGAGACAATTATCGTCCTCCTCTGCCTAGTAGAGAAGGCCGTCGTCAATTTGAAACATATGACAGTTCATTGATCAGCCAAGTTCTGTTCATCGATGAATCTCATGATGACCGTCCCTATGATCCTACTCCTATTTCTTTGAAACATATTCTACAAGCCGCAGAGATTATTCTTTCCCATGTCAACTCCCCTGATATCCATTCCAATGTTTCT GGATCAGCAGTAACTGCAGATTCACATGAGGATGCCTTGGAACATCATGCGAGCCCAAGTACCCTCCATGAAAGCAACGGTGTTCCAAGCAGCATCTTTATTGCAATTTCCTGCAAG TTATTTACAAAAAAATGGCTGACCGGGGAAGATGACAACAAGAAAAATATAGCCCTGGGTATTTTATATGCCGTCCACCAGTACGATTGGCAAGAAAAGGTGGTACTAGTCTTGGGAACTTTTGCTGTGAAAAATGGTGAGCTTTGGCTTGTGGCTCAGCTTTACAGCACCTATGCGCTCGCCAAAGAGATCGGAAAACTCGAGCAATTACCAGAGTTATTGGAGCGTGCAGAGACTGATTTGAAGTCAAAATTTGAAGCATACAACAACCTTGTTAAAGCCGTGCTCAGAGTGACCAAGCTCATTATTCGGTTACAGGAGCTTCGCTGTGATCCTTACTCAACCACCGAGCTAGAATCTACAACTAATTCAACTGATGTTCATATTGCCACTGCTGTTTACTGGACAATTTGGAGTCTAGTAGTTGCTGCATCACATTTTGTAGGGATCACAGGCATGGGTCCGGA CTACAAAATGGAAGAATGGGAACTATCATTTTCGATCCAAAAGCTCGAAAGTATACACAGCGACCTTGAGGAGACCATCAACAGTTTATTTGATGCCATCC agaggaagaaagatgaTGAAGCTTTAGCTGCAATTGCATACATTTTAGAAAACCCACATGTTGACAACATGAAGCCTTTAAAGGTTTTGTTTTTCAAAGATGACCAGCCAGCACTCTATGATTGCTACAGAAAAAGAAGG GTGAGTATTGGTCTGTTGAAGGGGAAGGTTGTAATACTGTTCCTTACAGACCTAAACATCCTCCATGAAAACGAGTACATGATCGTCCAACATATGTACGTGGAAAAACGCCACGAGCCAATGAAGCCGGAGAGCCAGTACGAGGTTGTGTGGGTTCCGATTGTGGACACATGGACCGAAGACAAGTACGAACGGTTCGAGAGGATTAGAAATTGTATGGAATGGTACTCGGTTTACCTCCCTTCCGTAGTTTCGCCGACTGTGATCAGGTACATCAGAAAGGAGGATAAATGGAACTTTGTGAAGAAGCCTTTGCTTGTGGTGATGGACCCTCAAGGTAAAATAGTGCACACCAATGCTGTACACATGATGTGTGTTTTTGGAAGCATAGCATTTCCATTCAATAAAAACAGGGAGGACGTGCTCTGGGAAGAGGAGACCTGGAGAATTAAACTTGTGGCAGACTCCATCGATGAGAACTTAATTTCTTGG ATCACCGAAAGGAAATACATTTGCTTGTACGGTGGAGAAGACATAAAATGGATCCGGAGTTTCACAAGGGCGGCAAGAAGTGTGGCTTGGGAAGCTGGAATCCGGTTGGAATTGCTTTACGTGGGCAAGAGGAAGGCTACGGAGAAAGTGGTGAAGAACATAATGAGAATCATTCAAGACGAGAATCTAAGCCACACGATCGAGTGGCAATTCATTTCGTTGTTCTGGACTCGCCTAGAAAGCATGTGGGAATCCAAAGGACATCAACTCCAGAACAAGCTTAAGAAATCAAGTCAACTTGGGACGACCGATTATGTTGCTATGAAAAACGACGATGCCGTAATGCAAGGGATTATATCAATGCTGACTTTCGGTTCCAGCGACCACGGGTGGGCGCTGATTGGGACCGGTTCGGCGGAGATGTCTAAGGCAAACGGGGAGCATATGTTGAGGAGCTTGAGGGAGTTTAATGCGTGGAAGACAAGGCACAGTGAGTTAGGGTTTACGCCTGCACTGAATGAATACCTTGCTGGGGTGTCTAAGCAGGCCCCACATCACTGCTCCAGTTTGATGTTGCCTGTCACCGGAGTCATGCCGGAGACGGTGGCCTGCGCTGAATGTGGACGTATCATGGAGAGGTTCAACATGTTCCGCTGCTGCACTGACTGA
- the LOC133712679 gene encoding uncharacterized protein LOC133712679 produces MSNMNKLDFVPLDYAGKRYLFWVTDVEIHLIARDLLHTIQELCPIETAPDPQTEKDNSKALAFMKRHMDSDLQFEFINEDSAIKLWHALRERYGNVRDSILPNTEAEWKNLRFSEFDTVMLFYSEALRIKVMMRLCGKMITEDQLIEKTLNTFPACAMRSSDLFRTHVNARRITSFQQLIEAMATTERHGNELVQRRFDRLQDSYQEHRPMARESRHRRHDPYDRNAQEGNRSRRQSHDRRRRDFEGNRVGNHGANVGHGHHFPTPPVQGTMHIAPMRLNQGRILFMVSISDMERLINGPEFAMHLRR; encoded by the coding sequence atgtcaaacatgaacaaactcgattttgttccattggattatgcaggcaaaaggtacttattttgggtcactgatgtcgagatccaccttattgcccgtgatttattgcatactatccaagagctttgtcctatagaaacagctccagaccctcaaactgagaaagataattccaaggcacttgccttcatgaaacgtcacatggatagtgacctacagtttgagttcataaatgaggatagcgccataaagctttggcatgcgcttcgcgaacgatatggcaatgttcgtgactccatacttccgaatacagaagcagaatggaaaaatcttcgcttctctgaatttgacacggtcatgctgttttattcggaagccctccgcatcaaagtaatgatgcgtctctgtggaaagatgatcacagaagaccagttgattgagaaaaccctcaataccttccccgcctgtgctatgaggtcctctgacttattccggactcatgtaaatgcaagacggatcacaagttttcaacagcttattgaagctatggccactactgaaagacatggcaatgaacttgtgcaaagaagatttgataggcttcaagatagctatcaagagcatcgtcctatggctagagaaagtcgccatcgacgtcatgatccatacgatcgaaatgctcaagaaggtaatcgctcaaggcgacaatcacacgaccgtaggaggcgtgattttgagggaaatagggttggaaaccatggagccaacgttggccatgggcaccactttccaacgccaccagtccaagggactatgcatattgcgccaatgcgcctcaatcaagggagaatcctctttatggtgtctatttctgatatggaacgtctgatcaatggacctgaatttgcaatgcaCCTACGAAGGTAg
- the LOC133708646 gene encoding cytochrome P450 86B1, whose protein sequence is MGFSSAMILNWLHFWDVALALMGLFIFSCLLQRFTNKNGPMLWPVLGITPSIFLNAHTIYDWATMALIKAGGTFHYKGVWFGGSHGIITLDPSNIEYMLKTRFSNFPKGKYYRERFHDLLGDGIFNADNELWKEQRRLATSEMHSGRFVEYSFFSMQELVHKKLLKLMEKVVVSGCSIDLHEVLLRFTFDNICSVALGADSGCLDLDLPQSPFVKAFEEATELTMFRFMVPPFVWKPMKLFGIGFEKRLKEATKIVHYFAENTVKDRRGELKRLGSLKDRFDLLSRLMDSEKQHFSDKFLSDFCISFILAGRDTSSVGLAWFFWLVQKHPEVENKILKEINEILGQRQCTEKESPDGDTVFTVEELKKMVYLQAVLSESLRLYPPVPIDIKEVVEDDVFPDGSIVKKGARVLYCIYSMARMESIWGQDCLQFKPERWINNDGELVNENQFKYAVFNGGPRFCLGKKFAYMQMKVVAAATLLRYEVKVVEGQNVVPKMTTTLYMQNGLLVSLKPRLVTTIV, encoded by the coding sequence ATGGGTTTTTCCTCTGCAATGATTCTGAACTGGCTACATTTCTGGGATGTAGCACTTGCCTTGATGGGCCTGTTCATATTTAGTTGCTTGCTTCAGAGGTTCACCAACAAAAATGGTCCAATGTTATGGCCAGTTTTGGGGATTACACCCTCCATATTTCTAAATGCACACACCATCTATGATTGGGCTACCATGGCTCTGATCAAAGCAGGGGGAACATTCCACTACAAAGGAGTGTGGTTCGGCGGGTCCCACGGGATCATAACACTTGATCCTTCAAACATTGAGTACATGCTCAAAACAAGGTTCAGCAACTTCCCAAAAGGCAAGTATTACAGGGAGAGGTTTCATGATTTGCTTGGGGATGGAATTTTCAATGCAGACAATGAGTTGTGGAAGGAGCAGAGGAGGTTGGCAACTTCAGAAATGCATTCGGGTCGTTTTGTGGAGTATTCGTTTTTCTCCATGCAAGAGTTGGTGCACAAGAAGTTGTTGAAGTTGATGGAGAAAGTGGTAGTATCAGGGTGTAGCATTGATCTTCATGAAGTGCTTCTTCGGTTTACTTTTGACAACATTTGCTCGGTAGCTCTTGGTGCTGATTCAGGGTGTTTGGACCTTGATTTGCCTCAAAGTCCTTTTGTGAAAGCCTTTGAAGAAGCCACGGAGCTCACTATGTTCAGATTCATGGTGCCACCTTTTGTGTGGAAGCCTATGAAGTTGTTTGGAATTGGGTTCGAAAAGAGGCTCAAGGAAGCAACTAAAATAGTGCATTATTTTGCTGAAAATACGGTGAAGGATCGAAGGGGAGAATTGAAGAGGCTCGGTAGCTTAAAAGATCGTTTTGATCTATTGTCAAGGCTTATGGACAGTGAAAAGCAACATTTTTCGGATAAGTTTCTAAGCGATTTCTGCATAAGTTTCATTTTGGCTGGAAGGGACACAAGCTCTGTAGGATTGGCATGGTTTTTTTGGTTGGTACAAAAGCATCCTGAAGTGGAAAACAAAATCCTCAAAGAAATCAATGAAATTTTAGGCCAGCGCCAATGTACCGAAAAAGAATCACCAGATGGTGATACTGTTTTTACAGTGGAAGAACTCAAGAAGATGGTCTATTTACAAGCAGTGTTGTCAGAATCTTTAAGGCTTTACCCACCAGTGCCAATTGACATCAAAGAGGTCGTAGAAGATGATGTGTTTCCTGATGGTAGTATCGTCAAAAAGGGTGCTCGAGTTCTCTACTGCATTTACTCCATGGCTCGAATGGAGTCGATTTGGGGACAGGATTGCTTGCAGTTCAAGCCTGAAAGATGGATTAACAATGATGGTGAGCTTGTCAATGAGAATCAATTCAAATATGCTGTCTTTAATGGGGGTCCAAGGTTTTGTTTGGGGAAGAAGTTTGCTTACATGCAAATGAAAGTGGTGGCTGCAGCCACTCTGCTCAGGTATGAAGTTAAGGTTGTTGAAGGTCAAAATGTTGTTCCAAAGATGACAACCACACTATACATGCAGAATGGGCTGCTGGTGAGTCTTAAGCCTAGGTTGGTGACTACTATTGTGTAA
- the LOC133712645 gene encoding protein SIEVE ELEMENT OCCLUSION B-like gives MAYQPQNKVNLQSSTPVPQSAYVAQNALVPQNKAPTTHRRGEKYRTPSQQLGRDGRRQFSTLTSDDSALITQVLDTDKSHERPYDATPISLKHILQAVDVIFSRVTKPDIHGNLLVPGSALVPTGAHTEALEHHEKALHASLSSLHDNYEVPISLFNAISSELFGKWLSGEDANKTTMDILRIVQHYDWDEKVVLTLGAFSVKDGEFWLVAQLYTINALAKSVGTLRQLPEILERASTVLKSKFDAYNNLVNTVLKVTKCIIQLQELRRDPHLTTELESTTSTAHIPTAVYWTIRSIVVAASQLLGITGMGPEYVTETWELSSLSHKLENIHSHLEETIKRLYDIIQRKKDDEALAAIAYILETPHIDNTKTLRILFYKDDQPALYDGYSKRRVDIDVLKRKVVILFLSDLDVAQENEYIIAHQMYDEKRNFPTRPESQYEIVWVPIVDNWNEAKYQQFENLRNGMEWYSVFHPSVVSPTVIRYIRKQDKWNYVKKPLLVVVDPQGKIVHTNAVHMMCVFGSAAYPFTNNRERLLWENETWRMELLADSLDQNLLSWIQEGKFICLYGGEDIAWIRDFTRAARSVALEAGIQLELLYMGKSKAKEQKLRSIMRIIEEEKLSHVLDRNLIWYFWIRLESMWQSKGQQLKNELLSSTQLRASDSFSLRNDPVLKGIISLLSFGSTERGWAVIGTGSADMSKANGEHMLRSLREYTAWEKRRRELGFTPALNEYLAEVYKSTPHHCTNLVLPATGLMPETVACAECGRLMERYTMFRCCTD, from the exons ATGGCCTATCAACCTCAGAATAAGGTCAATCTTCAAAGCAGTACCCCGGTGCCTCAAAGCGCCTATGTAGCTCAGAACGCCCTTGTACCTCAGAATAAGGCACCCACCACCCATCGCAGAGGAGAAAAATACCGTACTCCTTCCCAACAGCTCGGCAGGGATGGGCGTCGCCAGTTCTCAACATTAACATCAGATGACAGTGCATTGATCACCCAAGTTCTGGACACTGACAAATCTCATGAACGTCCTTATGATGCTACTCCTATTTCCTTGAAACATATTCTTCAAGCTGTTGATGTCATTTTCTCTCGTGTCACCAAACCTGACATCCATGGCAACCTTCTGGTTCCA GGATCAGCGTTAGTACCCACAGGTGCACACACAGAAGCTTTGGAACATCATGAGAAGGCCCTCCATGCTAGCCTGAGTAGCCTCCATGACAACTACGAAGTTCCAATCAGCCTGTTTAATGCGATTTCCAGCGAG TTATTCGGCAAGTGGCTGAGTGGGGAAGATGCAAACAAGACAACAATGGATATTCTACGCATCGTCCAACATTATGATTGGGATGAGAAGGTGGTACTTACCTTGGGAGCTTTTTCTGTGAAAGATGGTGAATTTTGGCTTGTGGCTCAACTTTACACCATCAACGCACTCGCCAAATCTGTCGGAACACTGAGACAGTTGCCAGAGATATTGGAACGTGCCAGCACTGTTCTGAAATCAAAGTTTGATGCGTACAACAATTTGGTTAACACCGTGCTCAAAGTGACCAAGTGCATCATTCAGTTACAGGAACTTCGCCGTGATCCGCACTTGACCACTGAACTAGAATCTACCACCTCCACTGCTCATATCCCCACAGCTGTTTACTGGACAATTCGGAGTATTGTCGTTGCTGCATCGCAACTTTTGGGGATCACAGGCATGGGTCCAGA GTACGTAACTGAAACATGGGAGCTATCATCCTTGTCCCATAAGCTCGAAAATATACACAGCCACCTTGAGGAGACCATCAAACGATTATATGATATTATCC agaggaagaaagatgaTGAAGCTTTAGCTGCAATTGCTTACATCTTAGAAACACCACACATTGATAACACCAAGACTTTAAGGATTTTATTTTACAAGGATGATCAGCCAGCACTCTACGATGGCTACAGCAAGAGAAGG GTGGACATTGATGTGCTGAAGAGGAAAGTTGTGATACTATTCCTTTCAGACCTAGATGTAGCTCAAGAGAACGAGTACATAATTGCCCATCAAATGTACGATGAAAAACGTAATTTCCCAACAAGGCCAGAGAGCCAGTACGAGATTGTCTGGGTTCCAATTGTGGACAATTGGAATGAAGCCAAGTACCAACAATTCGAGAACCTTAGAAATGGCATGGAATGGTACTCAGTGTTCCACCCTTCAGTCGTCTCTCCCACTGTGATCCGGTACATCCGAAAGCAGGACAAATGGAACTATGTGAAGAAGCCTCTGCTTGTGGTAGTGGACCCTCAAGGCAAAATCGTGCACACCAATGCTGTTCACATGATGTGTGTCTTTGGAAGCGCAGCATACCCATTCACCAACAACAGAGAAAGGTTGCTCTGGGAAAATGAGACCTGGAGGATGGAACTTTTGGCAGACTCCCTCGATCAGAATCTACTCAGCTGG ATTCAAGAAGGGAAATTCATTTGCTTGTATGGTGGAGAAGACATAGCTTGGATCCGAGATTTCACAAGGGCTGCAAGAAGTGTGGCTTTGGAAGCTGGGATCCAGTTGGAATTACTTTACATGGGGAAAAGCAAGGCTAAGGAGCAAAAGTTGAGGAGCATCATGAGAATCATTGAAGAAGAGAAGCTAAGCCACGTGCTTGACCGGAACCTCATCTGGTACTTCTGGATTCGTCTAGAAAGCATGTGGCAATCCAAAGGACAACAACTTAAGAACGAGCTTTTAAGCTCAACTCAACTTAGGGCCTCTGACAGTTTCAGTCTGAGAAACGACCCTGTCTTGAAGGGTATCATATCATTGCTGAGCTTCGGTTCCACCGAACGCGGGTGGGCGGTGATCGGGACTGGTTCTGCAGACATGTCTAAGGCTAATGGGGAGCACATGTTGAGAAGCTTGAGGGAGTACACTGCGTGGGAGAAAAGGCGTCGAGAGTTGGGATTTACACCTGCACTGAATGAATACCTAGCTGAGGTGTATAAGAGTACTCCCCATCACTGCACCAATCTCGTGCTGCCTGCCACCGGACTCATGCCAGAGACTGTGGCCTGCGCTGAATGTGGCCGTCTCATGGAGAGGTACACCATGTTCCGCTGCTGCACCGATTGA
- the LOC133708644 gene encoding protein SIEVE ELEMENT OCCLUSION C: protein MNMLGSDPFLPQSISSLAEEVLIKKLLLSHDPDGRHFDSELFLCAVENIMLCTTAEEVPDDVNLEKIEVVGLEEPLGKTFGKISHEILCKLPDQEDLHTRTMLLFDLLGSYKWDAKVVLVLASFVASYGELRLLMQLCSSNPLALSVTMLKQLPADMSPLKPRFKALSLLVNAMVDVTKYIIKFEKLPLSHVELDHEAKNATKSIIYIAVYWIIRGILRCASQITDSTLLKSEQYSDSTIIATWEVLSLVYRLRSIYSRLRQQVEICHQQTETKLYWKLMNVFQETHVDNQEVLRFLFAMRDDLPLKDCSSQAKLGVSDLKGKIVILLFSRPEFLSIDETLLLVQQTHNHHHYKYLEGSYRIVWIPIPVSSQWTTADATMFDFLSSIFPWYSVRKPWLLNSAVVAFIKEAWNYKNEPVVVVLDSQGNVTNKNVLDMLLIWGVIAYPFSASRENELWQEQNWTLQFMVDAIDPCLTKWVEEDRNICIYGSNNIDWILEFTGKMEIIKSAGVKLEMVYVGKRNSSQQTRNILTRVDHKQLSSVLSFIKSQLFWLRLQSIRRSKLRLGKPETTDHVLDEVSALLDMDGNDTNWAVIGRGSNSMDMVRLKGPELMECLDMFPKWGGSVAELGFLSALRNSLEPSFRSGPCGHDYDVTLSSEEPALQGMVDVCGKCKHPMKKFVIYK, encoded by the exons ATGAACATGCTTGGAAGTGATCCCTTCTTGCCGCAATCCATATCATCTTTAGCAGAAGAAGTCCTGATTAAGAAGCTACTGCTCAGCCATGATCCCGATGGTCGTCATTTTGATTCTGAACTATTTCTTTGTGCAGTGGAGAACATCATGCTTTGTACTACAGCAGAAGAA GTTCCTGATGATGTAAATTTAGAAAAAATAGAAGTGGTCGGATTAGAAGAACCGCTCGGAAAGACCTTTGGTAAGATTTCACATGAG ATACTTTGCAAGTTGCCTGATCAAGAAGATCTACACACAAGGACAATGCTATTATTTGATTTGCTTGGAAGTTATAAGTGGGATGCAAAAGTGGTATTAGTACTTGCATCTTTTGTAGCAAGTTACGGTGAATTGAGGCTCCTAATGCAGCTATGCTCTAGTAACCCCTTGGCATTATCAGTCACAATGCTTAAGCAGTTGCCTGCTGACATGAGTCCTTTGAAGCCTCGATTTAAGGCCTTGAGTTTGTTAGTGAATGCAATGGTGGATGTAACGAAGTATATCATCAAGTTTGAAAAGCTACCGCTTTCACATGTGGAGTTGGATCATGAGGCAAAGAATGCTACAAAGTCTATCATCTATATAGCTGTCTACTGGATCATTAGAGGCATCTTGAGATGCGCTTCGCAAATCACAGACTCAACACTTCTGAAATCTGAGCAA TATTCAGATTCAACAATAATTGCAACATGGGAGGTCTTAAGTTTGGTGTATCGGCTGCGCAGCATTTACAGTCGCCTCAGACAGCAGGTGGAAATCTGTCATCAGCAAACAG AGACAAAGCTATATTGGAAGCTGATGAATGTCTTCCAGGAAACTCATGTGGACAACCAAGAGGTGCTTCGATTCTTATTCGCTATGAGGGATGACTTGCCACTCAAGGATTGCTCCTCACAAGCAAAG CTTGGTGTATCTGATCTGAAGGGCAAGATAGTCATACTCTTGTTTTCAAGGCCAGAGTTCCTTTCGATAGACGAAACATTATTGTTGGTTCAGCAAACACATAATCATCATCACTACAAATATCTAGAGGGAAGTTACAGGATCGTATGGATCCCCATTCCAGTTTCCAGTCAATGGACCACTGCTGATGCGACAATGTTTGATTTCTTATCAAGTATTTTTCCTTGGTACTCAGTAAGGAAACCCTGGCTTCTTAACTCAGCAGTGGTGGCATTTATTAAAGAAGCATGGAACTACAAAAACGAGCCGGTCGTGGTTGTGTTGGATTCACAAGGGAATGTCACAAACAAAAATGTACTTGACATGTTACTTATCTGGGGTGTCATTGCATACCCATTTTCAGCTTCACGAGAAAACGAACTTTGGCAAGAGCAGAACTGGACCTTGCAATTTATGGTTGATGCCATTGACCCCTGTTTGACCAAGTGG GTAGAAGAAGATAGAAATATTTGCATCTATGGAAGCAATAACATAGATTGGATCCTAGAATTCACTGGTAAGATGGAGATTATAAAAAGTGCAGGAGTAAAACTTGAGATGGTGTATGTTGGCAAGAGGAACTCAAGTCAACAAACGAGGAACATTTTAACCAGGGTTGATCATAAACAATTAAGCAGTGTATTGTCTtttataaaatctcaattgtTCTGGCTTAGGCTGCAAAGTATAAGAAGATCAAAACTCCGACTAGGAAAGCCGGAAACTACTGACCATGTTCTAGATGAGGTGTCAGCACTGCTAGATATGGATGGCAATGACACGAACTGGGCAGTAATAGGGAGAGGATCTAATTCCATGGATATGGTAAGACTTAAAGGGCCAGAGCTTATGGAATGCCTTGACATGTTTCCCAAATGGGGTGGAAGTGTTGCAGAGTTGGGGTTCTTGAGTGCACTTAGAAATTCCCTTGAACCATCTTTTCGTTCTGGACCTTGTGGTCATGACTATGATGTCACTCTCTCTAGTGAAGAACCAGCACTCCAAGGAATGGTAGACGTTTGTGGCAAGTGTAAGCACCCCATGAAGAAGTTCGTTATCTATAAATGA